A window from Anser cygnoides isolate HZ-2024a breed goose chromosome 1, Taihu_goose_T2T_genome, whole genome shotgun sequence encodes these proteins:
- the MED21 gene encoding mediator of RNA polymerase II transcription subunit 21, translated as MADRLTQLQDAVNSLADQFCNAIGVLQQCGPPASFSNIQTAINKDQPANPTEEYAQLFAALIARTAKDIDVLIDSLPSEESTAALQAASLYRLEEENHEAAARLEEVVYRGDMLLEKIQSALADIAQSQLKTRSGTHSQPLPDS; from the exons ATGGCGGACAGGCTAACGCAGCTGCAGGACGCCGTGAACTCG CTCGCAGACCAGTTCTGCAATGCCATCGGAGTGCTGCAGCAGTGCGGCCCGCCGGCCTCCTTCAGCAACATCCAGACGGCAATCAATAAGGACCAGCCGGCTAATCCAACGGAAG aaTATGCCCAGCTGTTTGCAGCATTGATTGCACGAACTGCAAAAGATATTGATGTTCTAATAGATTCCCTGCCTAGTGAAGAATCAACAGCAGCTTTGCAG GCTGCTAGTCTGTATCgattagaagaagaaaatcacGAAGCAGCTGCCCGTCTGGAAGAGGTGGTTTATCGTGGAGATATGCTGCTGGAAAAGAtacagagtgccctggcagatATTGCCCAGTCACAGCTGAAGACAAGAAGTGGCACGCATAGCCAGCCCCTTCCGGACTCGTAG